GCTGTAAACTAAGTTGCAGTTGTTTCACGGCTCCATCCAGTTGTTCCAGTTGTTGCACTCGATACAGCGAATCCGTGCGTGCTTCTTCCACCAGATATTCGTATCTGGTATTCGCAATTTGGTAATCTTCTTGTGCCAAAAGATACTCTTCTTCTGAGATGAAGCTCTTACGTTTGAGTTCTACCTTCTGACGAAATTTCCGCTGTTCTCTGGCTAGTGCATTGCGGGCTTCTGCAATTTTTAGCTTCTGACTTTGCAAACTCTGGTTGTTCAGTATGCGCGCATTATTTAGGTTGTTTACTTGATCTGTGACTGCTGTTTCTTGAGCCAGTAAATTCAGTTTTAAGTCGTCATTACTGAGTTTAAGAATAGTTTGCCCTTTTTTAACATAGTCTCCGGATTGATAGTAAATGGCTTCTATTCTGCCTCCGGTCATAGCTTCTACCCTGTAAGTACTTATGGGAGTCACAACTGCATCCGCACTGAACGAGCCCTCCATTCTGCCTCTTTGCACTTTTGCGGTTAAGATGTCGCTCTCACGCACTATGGCATCCTGAAGATAACTTCTTATCCAGATCTGTCCCAAAATTAAAAAAACAGAAAGAATTAAAATAACCGGAACCAGTCTCATTTTTTTGAGCATTCGTTCTTTAATCGGAATCTCTCTATCCATCAAAGCCT
This window of the Candidatus Cloacimonadota bacterium genome carries:
- a CDS encoding HlyD family efflux transporter periplasmic adaptor subunit, with translation MDREIPIKERMLKKMRLVPVILILSVFLILGQIWIRSYLQDAIVRESDILTAKVQRGRMEGSFSADAVVTPISTYRVEAMTGGRIEAIYYQSGDYVKKGQTILKLSNDDLKLNLLAQETAVTDQVNNLNNARILNNQSLQSQKLKIAEARNALAREQRKFRQKVELKRKSFISEEEYLLAQEDYQIANTRYEYLVEEARTDSLYRVQQLEQLDGAVKQLQLSLQQIRNRINELDVKAPMSGQITEIDLKLGQIISTGSLLAVIEDDTRYYLRGSVDQYYLGRLAEGAVARIRHQGEDVMLTVSKVYPRLINDKIQVDISGDIPKTMKSGQSVAVEVITDSLEDVLYLPQGQYLSDGGGHWVYVMDSKATRATRCAVRMGFRNIRDVEVLEGLKEGEVVITSSYRAYKDRENIRIKKGK